A genomic segment from Nitrosopumilus sp. K4 encodes:
- a CDS encoding methyltransferase domain-containing protein: MHEFSLQYLRCVRCGSKLDCDVFSEYSEIIEGLLQCKKCDLHFPIIEKIPVLWDDFSTYLSSRTVLAGKLYRTIKNERLKQFLKKSLLKTKKTDDRTTLEEKWSKIYQQSRNSKFYSVIKHELKQIPRSDLVLEYGCSVGFMTHFLANRHEVVFGVDRSFSAISVAKKSNKNNLDYFVADSLSDVFGKTNFDLILALNVLELIEPVKLLQHASRHIKRGFFVISDPYDFDRGINSVKHPLNETSLRQNLEKLGFSITLKTKKPSFHSWNLKINPRTTLNYKVDVIIGKK, translated from the coding sequence ATGCATGAATTCAGCCTTCAATACCTTCGATGTGTAAGATGTGGTTCAAAATTAGACTGTGATGTTTTTTCTGAATATTCTGAAATCATTGAAGGACTTTTACAGTGTAAAAAATGTGACTTGCATTTTCCAATAATTGAAAAAATACCTGTTCTTTGGGATGATTTTTCAACATATCTATCTTCTAGAACTGTTCTTGCCGGAAAATTATATCGCACTATCAAAAATGAACGATTAAAACAATTTCTCAAAAAATCTCTCCTAAAAACAAAAAAAACTGATGATAGAACTACACTTGAGGAAAAATGGAGCAAGATATATCAGCAAAGTAGAAATTCTAAATTTTATTCTGTAATTAAACATGAATTAAAACAAATTCCTAGATCTGATCTTGTATTGGAGTATGGCTGTTCTGTAGGATTCATGACTCATTTTTTGGCTAATCGACACGAAGTGGTTTTTGGTGTAGATAGATCATTTAGTGCAATTTCTGTTGCAAAAAAATCCAACAAAAACAATTTGGATTATTTTGTCGCAGATTCTTTATCTGATGTATTTGGTAAAACAAACTTTGATTTGATTTTGGCTCTAAATGTTTTAGAGTTGATTGAACCTGTAAAATTACTGCAACATGCATCAAGACACATCAAGAGGGGCTTCTTTGTCATTTCTGATCCGTATGATTTTGATAGAGGAATAAACTCCGTAAAACATCCTCTGAATGAAACATCTCTTAGACAAAATCTTGAAAAACTTGGATTTTCTATTACTTTAAAAACAAAAAAGCCTTCTTTTCATTCTTGGAATCTTAAAATAAATCCCAGAACCACATTGAATTACAAGGTAGATGTCATTATAGGAAAAAAATAA
- a CDS encoding DUF6659 family protein, giving the protein MDFEKFCSDIMALNPKVRFATIYDDWGKKLAGGIREGVENLLSPHQEKEMVSLSVMDWKARKEMSKWLGKTIYTLGEYEKIKRFSFYLGLDNLLLVSTEKDADTNEIVDGVIKLYYKNLE; this is encoded by the coding sequence ATGGATTTTGAAAAGTTTTGTTCAGACATTATGGCTTTGAACCCAAAAGTCCGTTTTGCAACAATTTATGATGATTGGGGCAAAAAATTAGCAGGAGGTATTAGGGAAGGAGTTGAAAACCTTCTTTCACCACACCAAGAAAAAGAGATGGTAAGCTTATCTGTAATGGACTGGAAGGCACGAAAAGAAATGTCAAAATGGCTAGGAAAAACCATCTATACGCTTGGTGAATATGAGAAAATCAAACGCTTTTCATTTTATCTAGGTCTTGATAATTTGCTTTTGGTTAGTACAGAAAAGGATGCTGATACTAATGAAATAGTAGATGGTGTAATCAAACTCTATTACAAAAATCTTGAATAA
- a CDS encoding P-II family nitrogen regulator: MKKIEVIVRPELRDKTVAAIKKNGVGGVTIHHVQGQGSEDPPLVGQYFSKDMIICVVDDPKLDDILDSIAKVACTGEKGDGKVFVMAVEDALDICTKKRGTTSI, from the coding sequence ATGAAGAAAATCGAAGTGATAGTTCGACCTGAGCTCAGAGACAAAACTGTCGCTGCAATCAAGAAAAATGGGGTTGGAGGAGTTACCATTCATCATGTACAAGGTCAAGGTTCTGAGGATCCGCCACTTGTTGGTCAGTATTTCTCAAAAGACATGATAATCTGTGTAGTCGATGATCCTAAGTTAGATGATATACTTGATTCAATTGCAAAAGTAGCTTGTACCGGGGAAAAAGGAGACGGTAAAGTCTTTGTAATGGCTGTAGAAGATGCACTTGACATCTGTACTAAAAAACGTGGAACTACATCCATCTAA
- a CDS encoding twin-arginine translocase TatA/TatE family subunit: protein MIDYSLNIVGSEWIIIIFVALVLILGTNQLPGAARKIGKAVNEYNKAKNDVQNHMKDITNHNVDVSGPVENERQKLEMIAKSLGIRVEEKSDDELRKIISNKIGQKKINEAENKSKNKSNN from the coding sequence ATGATTGATTATTCATTGAACATAGTAGGGAGTGAATGGATAATCATAATTTTTGTAGCCCTAGTGTTGATTTTAGGAACAAACCAGCTTCCAGGCGCTGCAAGGAAAATTGGAAAAGCAGTCAATGAGTACAACAAAGCAAAAAACGATGTTCAAAACCACATGAAAGACATTACAAACCATAATGTGGATGTTTCAGGCCCTGTAGAAAATGAAAGACAAAAGCTTGAGATGATTGCAAAATCATTAGGGATAAGGGTGGAAGAAAAATCAGATGATGAGCTGAGAAAAATTATCTCAAATAAAATAGGACAGAAAAAGATAAACGAAGCAGAGAATAAGTCAAAAAATAAATCAAATAATTAA
- a CDS encoding transcriptional regulator — MSVNLISYNIEKISKDKLENQKESYLKDLSALSQNFHDRMFSSVISMLQPMSISSFISGLICSFDDGSSHINYNESRQFKLILWSIIGATRGGPNRARILNILITDPLNSHQIAKKLHLDHKTIRHHLKILVKNDLIKKSSEESYGATYVLTSIMQKNVEILKEIVTKMGDN; from the coding sequence ATGAGTGTAAATCTGATTTCTTACAATATAGAAAAAATATCTAAAGATAAACTGGAAAATCAAAAGGAATCGTATTTGAAAGATTTATCTGCTTTATCTCAAAACTTTCATGATAGAATGTTTTCTTCTGTAATTTCTATGCTGCAACCTATGTCGATTTCCTCTTTTATATCTGGACTAATTTGCAGTTTTGATGATGGTTCATCACATATCAATTACAACGAATCAAGACAATTCAAACTGATTTTGTGGTCTATCATAGGTGCTACTCGTGGAGGACCAAACCGTGCAAGAATACTGAATATTTTGATAACTGATCCATTAAACTCACATCAAATTGCAAAAAAACTACACCTTGATCACAAAACTATAAGACATCATTTGAAAATACTTGTAAAAAATGATCTGATAAAAAAATCTTCTGAGGAATCATATGGTGCAACATATGTTCTGACAAGTATTATGCAAAAAAATGTGGAAATTTTAAAAGAGATTGTAACTAAGATGGGTGATAATTAA
- a CDS encoding site-specific DNA-methyltransferase has product MKKIQINNIYNSNCMEGMLSIPKNKVDLVITDPPFAINFKAKKANYNRLSSRVMSGYNEILAKDYYDFTYEWMSQVYRILKNSGSMYVFSGWNNLKDILRALDDVGFTTVNHIIWKYQFGVVTRKKFVTSHYHCLYVCKDDKKRKFFPFSRFKKDSKTKEGRSLHYKDKEDVWEIKREYWTGDEKTPTKLPAELIEKLLQYSSQKNDIVLDPFLGSGQVAVVSKSMNRRFLGFEIVPEYYKFAKKRLDMNLYRIKSD; this is encoded by the coding sequence ATGAAAAAAATCCAAATCAACAATATCTACAATTCTAATTGTATGGAGGGAATGCTGAGTATTCCAAAAAATAAGGTTGATTTGGTAATTACTGATCCTCCTTTTGCCATAAATTTCAAGGCTAAAAAAGCAAATTATAACCGGTTGTCCTCAAGAGTCATGTCTGGTTATAATGAAATTTTAGCCAAAGATTACTATGATTTTACTTATGAATGGATGAGTCAAGTATATCGAATTCTAAAAAATTCTGGAAGCATGTATGTGTTCTCAGGATGGAATAATCTCAAAGATATTCTTAGGGCTTTAGATGATGTGGGATTCACAACTGTGAATCATATTATTTGGAAATATCAGTTTGGAGTTGTGACAAGAAAAAAGTTTGTCACTTCTCACTATCACTGTCTTTATGTGTGTAAGGATGATAAGAAAAGAAAATTCTTTCCGTTTTCAAGATTCAAAAAAGATTCTAAAACCAAGGAAGGTCGTAGTTTACACTATAAAGACAAAGAAGATGTTTGGGAAATTAAAAGAGAATATTGGACTGGTGATGAAAAAACTCCAACAAAACTACCTGCAGAACTAATAGAAAAATTATTGCAATACTCTAGTCAAAAAAATGATATTGTCTTAGACCCATTTCTTGGATCTGGTCAAGTTGCTGTTGTAAGTAAATCCATGAATAGGAGATTTTTAGGTTTTGAAATTGTTCCTGAATATTACAAATTTGCAAAAAAAAGATTAGACATGAATCTCTACCGAATTAAATCTGATTAA
- a CDS encoding DEAD/DEAH box helicase, translated as MKFSCPKCKAKLEIQKTFNKKMHISCSCGIEDLLEFKKNIDEVYLEFLARFDEGSVSEKGISDDLKEEGIVRAENEIKEMIGKQNPDKITESILYSKKDYVSQYKILKNPEPEMGSIVEEVGLDESITSYLKEIGIEQFYKFQEDAIQEISFGENIIIEAPTASGKTEAFLIPVIQKIKKNADQTSNVFAVFVYPTKALSRDQYPKIQKFAKKIGIRVSVFDGDTEQSERREIIENPPQIIVTNFDVIHYHLWHQTKFASLLSTIKILVVDETHVYSGIFGSNIHYIIKRLKRICSKKIQFVAASATLKDAKDFCQQLFGEKMSLIHGSGRKGQTDFVMLFPSLRTQRALMVDLTKRMTEENHKTMVFNNSHLNSELLAIQAKKQKVNIKVHRAGLMVNYRKSVERDFKEDKLAAISCTPTLELGIDIGNVDCVISSTIPVNRLVQRIGRAARKGQRGYAFLALGNDPISQYYKNHPDDYFEDVERTYIDPKNPFVEEFQVLAMACDKPISKHELKEHQEVINYHINEGNVVEFNNRIIPNFDKIGSMLNDYSIRGIGKSIDIFLNDKKVGDRILPIALEELHKDAIYFLAGTRYKVKEFGYPKKNYAKLERIPRDYPYYTKALTEEWPTIETVYDRRKAFGVEVAFCKLHIQKKVYGYVNIELGQEVTQGEKILLDYPLEYDFVTKGIVFHAPRPLKEIQKAEDEDYTEASGYHATEHVVIEGSNMITGGVSQDLGGISLGTSGLIFIYDGAIGGNGASKALYDRFEKAIERSMFIVKECPCKNESGCPRCTFSYRCGNNNEFLHKYSALEVLSRINDGEKTELIDPTEGDRPLV; from the coding sequence TTGAAATTTTCATGTCCAAAATGCAAAGCAAAATTAGAGATTCAAAAAACATTCAACAAAAAAATGCACATCTCATGCAGTTGTGGAATAGAAGATCTGTTAGAATTTAAGAAAAATATCGACGAAGTTTATTTAGAATTTTTAGCAAGATTTGATGAAGGTTCAGTATCAGAAAAAGGAATCTCAGATGATCTAAAGGAAGAGGGAATTGTAAGGGCAGAAAATGAGATCAAAGAGATGATCGGAAAGCAAAATCCAGACAAAATAACAGAGTCAATTCTTTATTCAAAAAAAGATTATGTATCTCAGTACAAGATTCTTAAAAATCCAGAGCCAGAAATGGGCTCTATAGTAGAAGAGGTTGGACTGGATGAATCAATTACAAGTTATCTCAAGGAAATAGGAATAGAACAGTTTTACAAATTTCAGGAAGACGCAATTCAAGAAATATCATTTGGAGAAAACATAATCATTGAAGCTCCTACTGCTTCAGGTAAAACAGAGGCATTTTTGATTCCAGTTATTCAAAAGATCAAAAAAAATGCAGACCAAACATCAAATGTTTTTGCGGTGTTTGTATACCCCACAAAGGCTTTGTCACGAGATCAATATCCAAAAATTCAGAAATTTGCAAAAAAGATAGGGATCAGAGTAAGCGTATTTGATGGAGACACAGAACAATCTGAAAGGCGCGAAATAATTGAAAACCCACCACAAATCATTGTGACAAATTTCGATGTCATACATTATCACTTGTGGCATCAAACAAAGTTTGCATCGCTTCTGTCTACAATCAAAATACTAGTAGTTGATGAGACACATGTTTATTCTGGAATTTTTGGCTCAAATATACACTATATCATAAAGAGGCTCAAGAGAATATGCTCAAAAAAGATTCAGTTTGTCGCAGCATCAGCTACTCTTAAAGATGCAAAAGACTTTTGTCAGCAATTATTTGGAGAAAAAATGAGCCTAATTCACGGTTCTGGCAGAAAAGGACAAACAGATTTTGTTATGCTTTTTCCTTCACTTAGAACACAAAGAGCATTGATGGTAGATTTGACAAAACGAATGACTGAAGAAAATCACAAGACGATGGTCTTTAACAATTCTCATTTAAACTCTGAACTTTTAGCAATACAAGCTAAAAAACAAAAAGTCAACATCAAAGTTCACAGAGCAGGATTGATGGTAAATTACAGAAAATCAGTTGAAAGAGATTTCAAAGAAGACAAACTCGCAGCTATATCATGTACACCTACACTTGAACTTGGCATAGACATTGGAAATGTAGATTGTGTTATTTCATCAACAATCCCAGTCAATAGATTAGTTCAGAGGATTGGAAGAGCTGCAAGAAAAGGTCAGAGGGGTTATGCGTTTTTAGCACTTGGAAATGATCCAATTTCACAATACTATAAGAATCATCCAGACGATTATTTTGAAGATGTTGAAAGAACATACATTGATCCAAAGAATCCATTTGTAGAAGAATTTCAAGTGTTAGCAATGGCATGTGACAAACCAATTTCCAAACATGAGTTAAAAGAACATCAAGAAGTCATCAATTATCACATCAATGAAGGTAATGTAGTTGAATTCAATAATAGAATAATTCCAAACTTTGACAAAATTGGTTCAATGTTAAATGATTATAGCATCAGAGGTATTGGAAAGTCAATAGATATTTTCTTAAATGACAAAAAGGTAGGTGACAGAATCCTCCCAATTGCACTAGAAGAACTTCACAAAGATGCAATTTATTTTCTTGCAGGAACAAGATACAAAGTAAAGGAATTTGGATATCCAAAAAAAAATTATGCAAAATTAGAAAGAATTCCAAGAGACTATCCATACTATACAAAAGCACTTACTGAAGAATGGCCAACTATTGAAACAGTATATGATAGAAGAAAAGCATTTGGAGTGGAAGTTGCATTTTGTAAACTCCACATTCAGAAAAAGGTCTATGGTTATGTCAACATTGAGCTAGGTCAAGAGGTCACTCAGGGGGAAAAAATATTGCTTGATTATCCATTAGAGTATGATTTTGTAACAAAAGGCATTGTATTTCATGCCCCAAGACCATTAAAGGAAATCCAAAAGGCAGAAGATGAGGACTATACAGAGGCTAGCGGATACCATGCAACTGAACACGTAGTTATTGAAGGAAGCAATATGATAACTGGTGGAGTGTCCCAAGATTTGGGAGGAATTTCGCTTGGTACATCAGGTTTGATTTTCATATACGATGGTGCCATAGGAGGAAATGGTGCAAGTAAAGCACTTTACGACAGATTTGAAAAAGCAATTGAAAGGAGCATGTTTATTGTAAAAGAATGTCCATGCAAAAATGAATCAGGATGTCCTCGATGTACATTTTCATATAGATGTGGAAACAACAATGAATTTCTCCACAAATATTCAGCACTTGAAGTATTATCAAGAATTAATGACGGAGAAAAAACAGAACTAATTGATCCTACAGAGGGAGACAGGCCTCTTGTTTAA
- a CDS encoding DNA topoisomerase I yields MTKWKTLQHNGILFPPAYESQGIKIKIKGEPVNLNIDQEEMIYQWAKKKDTPYVQDKVFQKNFTADFAKTLPSKFRNISYEDIDFSHAYKLVDKEKDLKEMMSKDEKKELAKKRKELREELKAKYGVAIMDGKEVEVANYMAEPPGIFIGRGEHPLRGRWKPRITAKDVTLNLGKEAKVPKGDWGKIIHDKDSMWLASWMDFLTQKRKYVWLADTAGLKQDRDKAKYEKAVKLAKEIEKIKDRMVKDMKSKDEKISRIATACYLIYRTAMRVGDEKDPDEADTVGATTLRKEHVKITSDAIEFDFLGKDSVRWQETVKAEGNDKQFQENLKKLIDKKKPKDEIFHDITSRHVNAYFSGIVKGLTAKVFRTYLATTKVKNYLKEHTDVKKKSDNEKLYHAKIANLEAAIMCNHKRTIPKTFEQSLQKKKDTLKKISKEKPWEKAEETLKKVESSEPKTDAQKKTKTKRIKTLNEQIKSRKAKHKDRIEKLKLQIDLSEKTRDYNLGTSLRNYIDPRVFKAWTDEMGAEWEKLYTSALQKKFLWVQNEKVNWSEIARVENH; encoded by the coding sequence ATGACGAAATGGAAAACGCTACAACACAATGGAATCTTGTTTCCTCCTGCATACGAGTCACAAGGAATTAAGATAAAGATCAAAGGAGAGCCTGTAAATCTCAACATAGACCAAGAAGAGATGATCTACCAATGGGCAAAAAAGAAAGACACCCCATATGTACAAGACAAAGTTTTTCAGAAAAATTTTACAGCAGATTTTGCAAAAACACTCCCATCAAAATTCAGGAATATTTCATATGAAGACATTGATTTTTCTCATGCCTACAAGCTTGTTGACAAAGAAAAAGATCTAAAAGAAATGATGTCAAAGGATGAGAAAAAAGAATTAGCAAAGAAGAGAAAAGAACTACGAGAAGAGCTCAAAGCAAAATACGGAGTTGCAATAATGGATGGAAAAGAAGTCGAAGTTGCAAACTACATGGCAGAGCCTCCTGGAATATTCATTGGGAGAGGAGAGCATCCACTTAGAGGAAGATGGAAACCCAGAATTACTGCAAAAGATGTTACGCTAAATCTTGGAAAGGAAGCAAAAGTTCCCAAAGGTGATTGGGGTAAAATTATTCATGATAAAGATTCCATGTGGCTTGCAAGTTGGATGGACTTTCTAACACAGAAAAGAAAGTATGTATGGCTTGCAGATACGGCTGGATTAAAACAAGACAGAGACAAAGCAAAGTATGAAAAAGCAGTAAAGCTTGCAAAAGAAATTGAGAAGATAAAAGACAGAATGGTTAAAGATATGAAAAGTAAGGATGAGAAAATAAGTAGAATTGCTACTGCATGTTATTTAATTTACAGAACTGCAATGAGAGTAGGAGATGAAAAAGATCCTGATGAAGCAGACACTGTAGGAGCTACGACCCTAAGAAAAGAACATGTCAAGATTACTTCAGATGCTATAGAATTTGACTTTTTGGGAAAAGATAGTGTCAGATGGCAAGAAACAGTAAAAGCTGAAGGAAATGATAAACAATTCCAAGAAAACCTCAAGAAACTCATCGATAAGAAAAAACCCAAAGATGAAATTTTCCACGATATTACATCAAGACATGTTAATGCATATTTCTCAGGAATTGTAAAAGGATTAACTGCCAAAGTTTTTAGAACATATTTAGCAACAACAAAAGTAAAAAATTACCTCAAAGAACATACAGATGTAAAAAAGAAATCAGATAATGAAAAATTATACCATGCTAAAATTGCAAACTTAGAAGCAGCAATAATGTGTAATCATAAGAGAACCATACCTAAAACCTTTGAACAGTCATTACAAAAGAAAAAAGACACTCTCAAAAAAATCAGCAAAGAAAAACCTTGGGAGAAAGCTGAAGAAACTCTAAAGAAAGTTGAAAGTTCTGAGCCTAAAACAGATGCTCAAAAGAAGACAAAGACAAAGAGAATCAAGACATTAAATGAACAAATCAAAAGCAGAAAAGCAAAACACAAAGATAGAATTGAGAAACTAAAGTTGCAAATAGACCTGTCTGAAAAAACAAGAGATTACAATTTAGGAACTTCATTGAGAAATTATATCGATCCTCGTGTGTTCAAAGCATGGACTGACGAGATGGGTGCAGAGTGGGAAAAATTGTACACTTCAGCATTGCAGAAAAAATTCCTATGGGTTCAAAATGAAAAAGTGAATTGGTCTGAAATTGCTAGAGTAGAAAATCACTAA
- a CDS encoding MFS transporter: protein MKRILILVNITGLIIGISYGLHGPILPVFAKNIIGASYSELGLIGLANFIPYMFIPIFVGILLDRFNNGYLLALGATINSVSIYLLSIAQSVPEIMGFRIMTGVAHAFFWPPCESIISNHSKEKDRVKNISWFTMFFVIGFMIGPLIGNAFLEGADVTYRILFQITGFILSTAIISAILASRKSITNHHEKISIASIKEMKRFPIAIILLVFFTSSFGIILTIYPAFLNDNGMSDRDILYLYFVFGISRVVSLAFAGKLSRKTSHTLIAAAMSVSLGLGLSVVSESIITYGIALVLMGFGFSIFFPLTLEIILSKTKKGISGKIIGAYETVFGIGWAIGPTIGGPITQSFGDQSPYIVFGIIGIGITAIAITFRKKLEPKRIQNI, encoded by the coding sequence ATGAAGAGAATACTAATTCTTGTCAATATTACAGGATTAATCATAGGAATTTCATATGGATTACACGGTCCAATCCTCCCAGTATTTGCAAAAAATATCATCGGAGCTTCATATTCAGAACTGGGACTAATTGGGCTTGCAAATTTCATCCCATACATGTTCATCCCAATATTTGTCGGAATTCTTTTAGACCGATTCAACAATGGATATCTACTTGCATTAGGTGCCACAATAAATTCAGTATCAATTTACTTGTTATCCATTGCACAATCAGTGCCAGAAATAATGGGGTTTAGGATTATGACAGGGGTGGCTCATGCATTTTTCTGGCCACCATGTGAATCAATCATATCAAATCACAGTAAAGAAAAGGACAGAGTCAAGAACATTTCTTGGTTTACCATGTTTTTTGTAATTGGTTTTATGATAGGCCCATTGATTGGAAATGCATTTCTTGAAGGAGCAGATGTCACATATAGAATACTATTTCAGATAACAGGATTTATTTTATCTACAGCAATAATTTCAGCCATTTTAGCCTCAAGAAAGAGCATTACAAACCATCATGAAAAAATTTCAATTGCATCAATCAAAGAAATGAAGAGATTTCCAATAGCCATCATATTATTGGTTTTTTTCACATCATCATTTGGAATTATCTTAACAATCTATCCAGCATTTCTAAATGACAATGGTATGTCAGATAGAGATATTCTCTATTTGTATTTTGTATTCGGAATATCAAGAGTTGTGTCACTTGCATTTGCAGGAAAACTTTCAAGGAAAACAAGCCATACTTTGATTGCAGCTGCAATGTCAGTATCATTAGGATTAGGTTTGTCAGTTGTATCAGAGTCTATCATAACATATGGAATTGCATTAGTATTGATGGGGTTTGGATTTAGCATATTCTTCCCATTAACACTTGAAATAATTTTAAGTAAAACAAAAAAAGGAATATCGGGAAAAATTATTGGAGCATATGAAACTGTGTTTGGAATAGGATGGGCCATAGGACCAACCATAGGGGGGCCGATTACTCAATCATTTGGAGATCAGTCCCCATACATAGTATTTGGAATTATAGGAATAGGAATTACAGCCATTGCAATAACATTCAGAAAAAAATTAGAGCCAAAAAGAATTCAAAATATCTAG
- a CDS encoding Lrp/AsnC ligand binding domain-containing protein encodes MSHTAVVLVTCHQNQTLSTKKSLAEIPEIKTISTVKGPYDIVAKIKSSSVDELKETITSNIRKLPTVRSTLTLRVLQQ; translated from the coding sequence ATGTCTCATACAGCAGTTGTACTTGTAACATGTCATCAGAATCAAACTCTTTCTACAAAAAAATCTCTTGCTGAAATACCTGAAATTAAAACGATTAGTACTGTAAAAGGACCCTATGACATTGTAGCTAAAATAAAATCCTCATCTGTAGATGAACTAAAAGAAACCATAACCTCAAATATACGCAAATTGCCTACCGTACGCTCAACACTCACACTAAGAGTCCTTCAGCAATAA
- a CDS encoding DM13 domain-containing protein, whose amino-acid sequence MNKFIITTIIVVVAGISVAFASPLFYNTEINEPLPDSMMEDTMMEDTMMEDTMMEDTMMEDTMMEDTMMEDTMMEDTMMEDTMRKSYSGTFVGVGDGIHDVKGESRVLFLDDGRDVLRLENFKSTNGPDLYVYLSTDTKATNIVNLGALKANIGNQNYEIPDGTDLEKYNHVLIWCKSFSVLFGSAELTATS is encoded by the coding sequence ATGAACAAATTCATAATCACTACAATCATCGTAGTTGTTGCAGGCATATCTGTTGCTTTTGCAAGTCCTCTATTCTATAACACCGAAATCAATGAACCTCTTCCTGATTCTATGATGGAAGACACTATGATGGAAGACACTATGATGGAAGACACTATGATGGAAGACACTATGATGGAAGACACTATGATGGAAGACACTATGATGGAAGACACTATGATGGAAGACACTATGATGGAAGACACTATGAGAAAATCATATTCTGGAACCTTTGTAGGTGTAGGTGACGGCATTCATGATGTGAAAGGAGAATCTCGAGTACTTTTCTTAGATGATGGAAGAGACGTACTTAGGCTTGAAAATTTCAAATCCACAAATGGCCCTGATCTCTATGTGTATCTTTCAACTGATACTAAAGCCACAAACATTGTTAATCTTGGTGCATTAAAAGCCAACATAGGTAATCAAAACTATGAAATTCCTGATGGTACAGATTTGGAAAAATATAATCATGTCTTGATCTGGTGCAAGTCTTTTAGTGTCTTGTTTGGCAGTGCAGAACTTACTGCTACCTCTTAA
- a CDS encoding SDR family oxidoreductase, translating to MEKVALVTGSSSGIGFETSLALARDGYHTFASMRDVNKGGKLREIAEKENIPIDIIELDVDKEESITSAIKKTITEGGRIDVVVNNAGYGQFGCTEDVSVDDFRKQFETNFFSIVRIIQEVAPIMRKQNSGIIVNVSSVAGRMGLPGSPAYISSKFALEGLTECLRYELGMFGIKTTLIEPGVVKTNFFESMKIPDSKSDPKYNELTSHILTGIKMMAEMGTAPSQVAEAIIKAIHDKEIQPRYIVGTDAAMFMEAKKMKTDIEFEKYMSKELFPSE from the coding sequence ATGGAAAAAGTAGCTCTTGTAACAGGCAGTTCATCAGGAATAGGATTTGAAACATCACTTGCTCTTGCAAGAGACGGGTACCATACATTTGCAAGTATGAGGGATGTCAACAAAGGGGGAAAATTGCGAGAAATTGCAGAAAAGGAAAACATTCCAATAGACATTATAGAACTCGACGTAGATAAAGAAGAATCCATCACATCTGCAATTAAAAAAACCATAACAGAAGGTGGGAGGATAGATGTTGTTGTAAATAATGCAGGATATGGTCAATTCGGATGTACAGAAGATGTATCAGTTGATGATTTTCGAAAACAATTTGAAACAAATTTTTTCAGCATAGTTAGAATAATTCAAGAGGTTGCTCCAATTATGAGAAAACAGAATTCTGGAATCATAGTTAATGTGAGTTCAGTTGCAGGAAGAATGGGGCTGCCTGGTTCTCCAGCATACATAAGTTCAAAATTTGCCCTAGAAGGTCTAACTGAATGCTTAAGATATGAGCTTGGAATGTTTGGAATTAAGACTACATTAATTGAACCAGGAGTTGTAAAAACCAACTTTTTTGAATCTATGAAAATTCCAGATTCAAAGTCTGATCCAAAATATAATGAATTGACTAGCCATATCCTAACAGGCATCAAAATGATGGCAGAGATGGGAACTGCGCCATCCCAAGTGGCTGAAGCAATAATTAAGGCAATTCACGACAAAGAGATCCAACCAAGATACATTGTAGGTACAGATGCTGCAATGTTCATGGAGGCAAAAAAGATGAAAACAGACATAGAATTTGAGAAATACATGAGTAAGGAGCTTTTTCCTAGTGAATAA